A genomic window from Nicotiana sylvestris chromosome 11, ASM39365v2, whole genome shotgun sequence includes:
- the LOC104246931 gene encoding S-adenosylmethionine decarboxylase proenzyme-like, translating into MEVALPVSAIGFEGYEKRLEISFFEPGLFADPEGKGLRSLSKAQLDEILGPAECTIVDSLSNECVDSYVLSESSLFIYSYKIIIKTCGTTKLLLSIPAILKLADTLSLEVQAVKYTRGSFIFPGAQSFPHRHFSEEVAVLDSYFGKLTSGSKAVILGSPDKLQKWHVYSASAGPTQSMNPVYTLEMCMTSLDREKASIFYKTESSLAAQMTIRSGIRKILPNSDICDFEFDPCGYSMNSIEGAALSTIHVTPEDGFSYASFEAVGYDFKFLSLGALVKRVLACFQPDEFSIALHADVDLELLENTCSLDVKGYSLAEWSPEELGKGDSIVYQKFARSSFCGSPKSVLQDCWKEEEKEEKEWC; encoded by the coding sequence ATGGAAGTGGCATTACCAGTTTCTGCCATAGGCTTTGAAGGTTATGAGAAGAGGCTTGAAATTTCTTTTTTTGAACCTGGCCTTTTCGCTGATCCTGAAGGAAAAGGACTTCGATCTCTGTCAAAAGCACAATTGGATGAGATTCTAGGACCTGCTGAGTGCACCATAGTTGATTCTCTTTCTAATGAGTGTGTTGACTCCTATGTCCTCTCTGAGTCGAGCCTTTTCATTTATTCTTACAAGATAATCATCAAGACCTGTGGTACCACAAAGTTGCTTCTCTCAATTCCTGCCATCCTGAAGTTGGCTGATACCCTTTCACTCGAAGTACAAGCTGTGAAGTATACCCGTGGGAGTTTCATTTTCCCTGGTGCTCAGTCGTTTCCTCATCGTCACTTCTCTGAAGAAGTTGCTGTTCTTGATAGCTACTTTGGAAAGCTTACTTCAGGCAGCAAAGCTGTGATTTTGGGCAGTCCTGACAAACTTCAAAAATGGCATGTTTACTCTGCCTCGGCTGGACCTACTCAGTCTATGAACCCTGTGTACACTCTTGAGATGTGCATGACTAGTTTGGATAGAGAGAAAGCTTCTATATTTTACAAGACTGAATCTAGCTTGGCAGCTCAAATGACTATTAGATCCGGCATTAGGAAGATCCTTCCCAACTCTGATATATGCGATTTCGAGTTTGATCCTTGTGGTTACTCCATGAATTCTATTGAAGGAGCTGCACTTTCTACTATTCATGTTACACCTGAAGATGGTTTTAGTTATGCTAGCTTTGAAGCAGTTGGATATGATTTTAAATTCTTGAGTCTGGGGGCACTGGTTAAGAGGGTACTGGCATGTTTCCAGCCTGATGAATTTTCTATTGCTTTGCATGCTGATGTTGATCTTGAGCTACTCGAGAATACATGCTCTCTCGATGTTAAGGGCTACTCTCTTGCTGAGTGGAGCCCAGAAGAACTTGGTAAGGGTGATTCTATTGTCTACCAGAAGTTTGCTAGGAGTTCCTTCTGTGGGTCTCCAAAATCTGTTCTGCAGGACTGCTGGAAAgaggaagagaaagaagaaaaggagtgGTGTTGA